A region of the Litchfieldia alkalitelluris genome:
GTTTTAGTAAAAAACAACAAACTCTTAGAGAAGAGCCAAAATAAAAATGTAAATCACTAAATCATATTTTTTGTTTATAAATATATGACTAATTTTTCTTTCACGATAAATGGAATACCTTATTAGTTCAAGCTCTTTAAGTCTCTAAAATGGAATCGAAACTATGTCTATGGTAGAATTTATTACTATAATGCCTGGTCTTAGTAACCATTCGTTTGAGGAGGAAATTATGAATATATTATCAATTGAACCAACTCCTAGCCCAAATACAATGAAAATTATATTAAGCGAGGAATTGCCAGCAGGGAAAAGTAATAATTATAAAAAAGATAATCTCGAGGAAGCTCCTCAGGTTATAAAAGATATCTTAAGTGTCGAAGGCGTAAAAGGGGTCTATCATGTAGCCGATTTCTTGGCTGTAGAAAGAATCTCCAAGTTTGACTGGGCGGATATTCTAGCACAAGTTAGAAAAGCATTTGGTGAGGAAGTAAAAGCTACTGAATCGGAACAAAAAATAAATGATCATTTTGGTGAAGTAAAGGTCTTTGTTCAAATGTTCAGAGGAATACCGATGCAAGTGAAATTAGTTGATGACTTAAAAGAACTAAGAGTTGGATTACCAGAGAGATTTAAACTATCCTCTATAGAGGCACAACAAGCTTCAGAAAATGTAGTTATGGAGAGAGCTTGGAATGAGCAAGGTGTTCGATACGGAGGCTTAGATGAAGTAGGGCAGGATGTTGTCGAAGAAATTTCTGCTGCCTATCCACAAGAACGATTAAATCGATTAGTTGAGATGGCCAAAAATAAGGAAACTGCATCAGCTCAGAAAAGAAAAAGGTACAAGGTAACAGAAGAAATGCTAGATCATGAAGATTGGACCAAGAGATATGCAGACTTAGAACAAATGGATCCTACAGAAGAAGACATTCCTGTTCTGAGTAAAGCACTTCATGACGAAAAGGCATCGATACGACGCCTAGCTACGGTATATTTGGGAATGATAGAGTCACCAAAGGTATTTCCTCTGCTTTATATTGCGCTTAAGGATAAATCAGTTACGGTTAGAAGAACAGCTGGCGACTGTTTATCTGATATTGGTGATAAGGATGCTATCGACGCAATGATTTCTGCTCTAAAAGATAAAAATAAGCTTGTTCGTTGGAGAGCTGCAATGTTTTTATATGAAGTTGGAGATGAATCGGCATTACCAGCATTAAAAGAGGCGCAAGACGATCCGGAATTTGAGGTAAGTATGCAAATCAAACTTGCACTTGAACGAATTGAAGGCGGGGAAGAAGCAAAAGGTTCTGTTTGGAAACAAATGACTGAAAGTAGGAAATCATAAAAGAATCAAAAATAGGTACTTTAGGAGGAATTTAGGATGTCAATGGCATATGAGGAATACATGAAACAAATTGTTGCTCCAATGAGACAAGAATTAGTGAACGCGGGGTTTGCTGAACTAACCACTGAGGAACAGGTTGAACAGTTTATCAATGATGTTGAAGGCACTTCATTGGTTGTTGTTAATTCAGTATGTGGATGTGCGGCAGGATTAGCGCGGCCTGCAGCAACTCAAGCAGTTCTTCAATCAGACAAAAAACCATCTCATTTAGTTACAGTGTTTGCAGGACAAGATAAAGCGGCAACTGCAAAGATGAGAGAATATTTTACAGGATTTGAACCATCATCTCCTTCAATGGCATTGTTAAAGGGAAAGGAAGTAGTTCATTTTATCCCCAGACACGAGATTGAAGGAAATTCTATGGAAGAAATTATGAATAACTTGCAGACTGCATTTAACCAATATTGCTAAATAGCTAACTTGAGTATAGAGAGGATGTGTTTCCGTTACATTGTATAAATGTATTTGGTGAAACTATTCTCTCTTTTTTAAAGGAATTTGGACCGATTATCAAGTCTATAACTTAGTTAGCGGAGTTCCATGAGCTGCGATCCACCTGCTTTCCGCGTGGCGGTCCGCGTGCCTCCTCGTCGCTTTTTGAGCTCCTGCGGGGTCTCACGGAGACCGCTAGATCCCGCAGGATTCAGGTGGCTCTCTTCTCATTCCACACTATGGAAGGCATTTCTCATACTTCATGGTGCGAATAATTAAATTTACATGGGTGTCTACGCTGAAAATAACTTTAGTTGTGGAGTTCCATGAGCTGCGATCCACTTGCTTTCCGCGGGGTGGTCCGTGAGCCTCCTCGTCGCCAGGGGCGGGCTCCTGCGGGGTCTCACGAGACCACTAGATCCCGCAGGAGTCAAGTGGCTCTCCGCTCATTCCACACTAAGTGAACAAGATTTTCATCCTTTATGGTGCAAATTTTCATTAGCATGGGTGTCTACCCTGAAAATAACTTTAGTTGTGGAGTTCCATGAGCTGCGATCCACTTGCTTTCCGCGGGGTGGTCCGTGAGCCTCCTCGTCGCCAGGGGCGGGGCTCCTGCGGGGTCTCACGAGACCACTAGATCCCGCAGGAGTCAGGTGGCTCTCCGCTCATTCCACACTAAGTGAACAACATTTTCATCCTCCATGGTGCTAATTTTCATTAGCATGGATGTCTACCCTGAAAATAACTAATGATGGAGAGTTCCATGAGCTGCGATCCACCTGCTTTCCTCGGGGGGCGGTCCCGAGAGCCTCCTCGTGGCTTTTTGAGCTGCTGCGGGGTCTCACGAGACCGCTAGATCCCGCAGGAGTCAGGTGGCTCTCCGTTCATTCCAGACAAAATGGGAGGCACATTAATTTTATGTAATATGTAGCTATTTCTTCAAAATTCAAATAGATGATAAGGTGAAATTAATGATTGTAACAACAGCTGGACGTACTAATGCACAAATGATTAACCGGGCCGAGAGTATTGCAGATGAATTAAATACGGTATACCTAAATAGAAATAAACAATCAATTATAGAAATCCAACAACAATATAAAGAGGATGTTTTAGTTGTTGGGAAAAACAGGCTGGAAGTGTATCCTAAGAATGCTTCACAACCCTTGTTTTTTCATCCTAATTCAGCAATGTTTCGAATTAAACGCTTGATGAGGGAGCATCATGATCCATTTATTGAAACCGCTGACCTAAAAAAGGGAAGCAGCATGTTGGATTGTACATTAGGATTAGGTTCTGATAGTATTGTCGCTAGTTTTGTTGTTGGAAGTGGAGGAAGAGTTGTTGCTATTGAAGGTCAAAAAATAATTTCCTATATTGTCAACGAAGGGTTACGTAGCTGGGAAAGTGGTACAAGTATCATAGACGATGCAATGAGAAGGATTAAGGTAGTATCCACTGATAATTATGGGTATTTAAAAGAAGCTGATGATAATAGTTTTGATGTAGTCTATTTTGATCCTATGTTTGAACATGATCTCAATGAATCTAATGGCATACATCAGTTAAAGCACTATGGAATTAAATCTGGGTTATCAAGTGAAGTTATAAACGAAGCAAAAAGAGTGGCTAGAAAGAGAATTGTGTTAAAAGACCATTGGCAAAGTTTGCGGTTTGATGAACTAGGTTTCACTGCCACTAAACGAAAAACATCAAAATTTCACTTTGGTGTAATTATTTTAGAAAAATAAAAAAACCAATGGGTAAAGTTATATGTCCTTTATCCATTGGTTTTTTGTTAATAATAAATTTAATCTGCTACATTTAAGTAAACCATATAGCCAAGAGTAAAGAAGCTAACAACAATAAATAAGGTATCCATTAATAAACCACCTTTAAAATTATGATTATTCCTATTTTAGCAAATTATGTACAAATTATGAACTAAAATTCTTTTTTATTTTCTAGTTTTGAAAAAAACTTTTCAGAATATATATAAAATGAAACCTTTTATTTCAATCAACGTATAAACCTATAGATTCTGCTATTTAATCAACATATTAATAGTCAAAAAATTTAATAAATATGGTAGAATAATAGAGTGTATACTTTTTGAGAAACGAAAGGAAGAGTATGATGAATAGATGGTTAAGAAAGGCGCTTGTCGTCTCATTCTCAATCGTAACCCTGGGTATGGTTACACCACCACCTGCCTTAACGATGCAAGACATCAAAACAGATGAATCAAAAAGGAATATTATTAATCCGTCTAATCAGACAGATACATATTATTCTCTAAAAGAAGTAGCGTCACTACATCAAAATATTAACCCAAGAGACCAGTTTATAAGCCATGCAATTACACAAGCTGAATTTCAATCTTTTCAAAAGTTTGGTTCGCGGATTGCACCTGTAATAGAAAATGACTTTAACAGCCATATATTACCGAATATTCATGCGGCAATTTCGCATTTTGCAGAAACATACCCTGATGAGACATTATTAAACTTAGAGATAACTGAAAATCCAAGTGGAGGAATAAGTGAGAAAATATTTCATATCTATGATAAAACAACACAAAAAGATGTTTTGAGATTTCATGTAAGGAGAGATCAGCCACCGAACTCCGGTTACTGGTTCAACTTTCATTATCATACCTACCATGATAATTTTCAGTCCCACCATGAACTTGGAGCTATATTTTGGGCTAAGAACACGCCTCCGCAATGGCTTAGCTAATTCTTTAGAAGGAGTGTGAAGAATGTCTAAAAGCTATACATTAGATGAGATGGTCAAACAAGCAAAGGAAATGTTGATTAGTCGTGGCGTTGAGATAATAGATATTGCGAAAATTGTTTTACAATTACAGGAAAAATATATACCATCAATGACAATTGAGGAATGTATTCATAATGTTGAAAGAGTGTTGGAGAAGAGAGAAATTATCCATGCAGTTATTACAGGACTATCATTGGATATTTTAGCGGAAAAGGAAATGCTTCCGGAACCACTTCAATATCTTGTGGAAACTGATGAACCATTATACGGAATAGATGAGATTATTCCTTTGTCGATTGTTAATGTTTATGGGTCGATTGGCTTAACCAATTTTGGATATCTGGATAAAGAAAAGTTCGGTATTATTAAGGAACTTGATGAACATGATGGGAAGCATGTACACACATTTTTAGATGATATTGTTTGTGCTCTTGCTGCAGCGGCCGCAAGTCGAATTGCGCATCGAGATAAGGATGTGAAAGAAGGAAGAGCCGAACCATTTATTAATTAGACAACAAAAAAAAGCTCTAATCAAATGTTTATTGCCAACATTGATTAGAGCTTTTTTAGTCTTTTAACCTTTCATTTTGTTTAAGCTTAATCGTTAGTAAGTCGAATATGAAACAATAGCATTTGTAAAATAGCGCTAAAACGAGGTAAATAACTGCTGCAAAAAAAATAACAAGATGATTTTTTTGTATATAAGAATTGATAATCATTGTTATTAGAAATGAGACGGTAATTAAATCAATATAGATGATTCTTTTTTGTCTTGAAATCTCTAATACTTCTAATAGGATAAGTTCCGAATCTTTATCAATTTGTTTTTTATTTCTCATTGTACCCACCCTCAGCTAAACGTAATTTATTTTATGAAAGATTATTTGTTTGGTGAGTCGTCTCGTCAAATAAGTAAGGATTTCATAATATAACTTCAATTAATCTTTAAAAATTGTTATAATATTATAATAATAGAATACAAGAACAGCAATTTTTTTATCGATTAGGAACTATTAGTGAAGACCAGAAATACACCTCGTAAATAAAAAAACAACTAACATACAATTTTTAGTACATCTAGATTAAGGGTGGTTTTCATGAAAAAACTATTTGTTATCTCTTTAACTGTGTTTTTTTTCTTACCTCTTGTTAAACAAAACCATAGTGATGCATCTCAAAATGGTATTCCACTTAAACATTATCAATCAATAAGTTTTTTTATGTCAAAAGAATTGATTAGTAATTATAAAATATTAGAGGAAATTATCATTTTACCAGAAACTCATTTTAATGAAACAGAAGCTATTCAGATGATCACTCGGATAAGTAATATAAATACACATCTTCTAGAAAAATTACGTGATGAAAACATACAGGTTGTTCTATTTACAGGTAAATTAACCGACCTTCCGTCTGCATCTCATTTGAAGGGTGAAAAGCCACGTGGTTATAGTGAAAATGGTCCAACATGGGATGAAGTACCAGGAATTGGCGGCTCAAGAGTAATACTTGCTAAAGTCGGAAACAGTCACAAGGGGGAAGGACATGGCTCAGCTAATCTAGAACTCCATGAAATTGCACATACTTTTGATCGTCTTGTATTTGGTGAGGTTCGTAATGATCCCGAGTTCAAAAAAATTTGGATAGAAGAGGCAGATAAGCTATTTCCAAATCAAAATTATTTTATCTCCTTCCCTGAAGAGTACTTTGCTGAGGCATTTGTATATTACTTTTTATCTGAACAAACAAGTAAAGAGCTTAAGGCTAAAGCTCCGTTAACGTATTCGTATTTTTTTAACCTTTTTCAGAGAAATGTCGAAAACTCTGATAGATAATGATAAAATAAGTAAGTCATAATTAGGTGTTACTAATTGCAGCTATTGGATTCATTATAATAATTATTAGGGTAGACATCCATGCTAATTTAAATTCGCACCATGGAGTATGAAATAGTGTACTTACTAAGTGTGGAATGAGCGGAGAGCCACTTGACTCCTGCGGGATTTAGCGGTCACGTGAGACCCCGCAGGAGCCAAAAAGCGACGAGGAGGCTCACGGATCGCCCCGCGGAAAGCAAGTGGACCGCAGCGAATGGAACTCAGCAACCTAAGTATTTTCAGGGTAGACCTCTATGCTAATTAAAATTAGCACCATGGAGTATGAAAAACTATACTTAGCTTAGTGTCTAGCTTCAGGCGCTATCGGCTCGGGGTCATAAGTCAATCCGGCAAGAAGGTTAAAAAGCAACCTTCTTGCCGGCTCGTCTTATGCCTGTCGCCGATGAACGAGCGCCTTCAGCATTTCTTTTTTCAGGGTAGACTTCTATGCTAACTATATTCGCACCATGGAAAATGAAAAACTATACCTAGCTTAGTGTCTAGCTCCAGGCGCTATCGGCTCTCAGGTCTAAGTCAATCCACCCTAGAAGGTTAAAGAGCAACCTTCTAACCGTCTTGTCTTATGCCTGTCGCCGATGAACGAGCGCCTTCCGCTTTTCTTTTCAGGATAGAATTCTTGTTACTTAGTAGTGTGTTAAATCTTATCTGTTTTTTTAGGTGAAATTCGACATGTTCTCTGCATCAGTATCAGCATTTTAGAACATATATTTTATAGGGGGTAAAAAGAGAAAATGCAACAATATCATAAGCTATTAGAAGATATACTAGAAAATGGAGTGAAGAAGGAAGATCGAACTGGTACAGGTACTATATCTGTGTTTGGAAGACAGCTTCGATTTGACTTAAAAGATGGATTCCCCCTAATTACAACGAAAAAACTTCATACTAAATCCATCTTGCATGAATTACTATGGTTTCTCAAAGGTGAAACTAATATCGCTTACTTAAAAGAAAACGGTGTTTCTATCTGGGATGAATGGGCCGATGAAAACGGTGAATTAGGACCTGTATATGGATCACAATGGAGAAAATGGGAAACAAAAAATGGGCAATTCATTGATCAAATAGAAAATGTGGTCACTCAAATCAAGGAAAATCCCAATTCGAGACGGTTGATAGTGAATGCTTGGAATGTTGGGGAAGTTGACAACATGAAATTACCACCTTGTCATTATGCATTTCAGTTTTATGTTGCTGACGGTAAATTATCATTAATGTGGCAGCAACGATCGGTCGATACTTTCCTAGGTTTGCCTTTTAATATTGCAAGTTATGCATTTTTAACTTACATGGTTGCACAGCAATGTGACCTCGAACTTGGCGAATTGATTTTCACTGGTGGGGATGTGCATTTATATCTTAATCATTTAGAACAGGCTAAGCTTCAGTTAACTAGAGAACCAAGAGAGTTGCCAAAGCTAGTTATCAAGAGAAAACCAGACTCCATTTTTGAGTATAAGTTTGATGATTTTGAAATATTAAATTATAATCCATATCCACATATAAAGGCGGCAGTTTCTGTCTAACCATTTTATGATTCAAAAGAGGATTAATTTAAAGAGTGTTCAACAGTATTTAACCATAAAGGAATGAGACAATGATTTCACTATTAGTCGCAATGGATAAAAATCGCTTAATAGGTAAGGATAATTTGCTTCCGTGGCATCTGCCAGCAGACTTAGCTTATTTTAAGAGAGTAACTATGGGTCATACAATTGTAATGGGAAGGAAAACGTACGAATCGATTGGCCGACCCTTACCAGGACGTGAAAATATCATTGTCACTCGTAATCCTTCTTATAAGATGGATGGATGTACAATAATAAACTCCATAGAAGCAATAAAAAATCTTAGTGATTCTAATGATGAATTATTTGTTATTGGAGGCTCAGAGATTTTTAGAGAAGTTTTTACTTTTGCAGATCGACTGTATATCACCGAAATTGATGATGAGTTTGAAGGGGATACATATTTTCCTGAATTTTCTCTTAAAGACTGGACATTAATTTCAAAAGATCAAGGCAAAAAAGATGAGAAAAACCCATATGATTATTATTTCTGTGTGTATGAAAGGCATTCTGTTAAATAGTAACACACTAAGAATCTGCCGGAGCTTATAGGATTAATAAGTTATCTCTATATCCTGGCATGGGCTTTGCCGTAGCTAGACAGGATTGGCTATTTTAGTTGCAGTTACTTTAAATACAGAAATGTGAATCATGATTAATAGGCCATAAAATTTCAATAGTATGTAGGTGGATAATGGTTAGAGCAGTTAGAACAGTTATATGGTATCTTTATTTTTTTGGCTATCTAGTATGTAGTATACCTTCGCTAATAAGAGTTAGGAATAAACAATTTAATTCTCTTGAGGAGAAAGCAAAGGTTGTTCACAAGTTTCCCGAACAATGGGCAAAGGCATTGATAAGAATTACAGGGTCGAAAATAATTGTTGAAGGAAAACATCATCTACCACCTGGACCAGCTTTATTTGTTGCTAATCATCAAGGTAATTTTGATATTCCAGTTTTACTTGGCTATGTAGGAAAGCCAATGGGATTTATCTCAAAGATTGAAGTAAAGAAGCTACCTATTTTGCCGACGTGGATGGAAGAGATGAATTGTGTTTTTATTGATCGTAAAGACCGAAGACAAGCTGTTGGGGCGATAAAACAAGCCTCCACTATTTTACGTAATGGACAATCTCTTGTGATCTTCCCTGAAGGGACACGTAGTAAAAGTAGGGAAATAAATACATTTAAAACAGGGGTATTAAGATTAGCTTCCGATTCAAATGTTCCTATCGTTCCTATTGCTATAAATGGAACCTATAAAATTATGGAACAAAGTGGAGTCTTTTTTAATCCTTCAACTGTTAAAGTAACTATTCTCCCTTCCTTAACCGTGGAAGGAAAAGTCGATCAAAAAGAAATTGCTGAAAAACTAAGAACGATAATACAGGAAGAACTAGATAGACAAAATTAAAAAAGCTGTCGAATCACAATTATCTCTGGATAATCATTGTGATGACAGCTTTTTTTATTCAAAGTATTTGAAACCTAGTATTTTTATTTATCACAGGCATCAGTATAAAATAATTACACTAAATATAAAACAGAGAAAAAGTGTGTGATTGAGGCCGCAAGCACAAACAAGTGCCATATCGCATGGTGGAACTTAAAGCCTCTCCAAACGTAAAAAATTGCACCAATTGTGTAAAGTACACCACCTACAACTAACAATGTCATACTAGTTGGGTGTACATTTTCAACAAGTTCATTCCAGGCAAATACGATCATCCAACCTAAAACAACATAAAGAAGGGTAGAAACATGAAGGAATCGTTTAACGAAAAAAGATTTAAACACTGTTCCACCTATTGCTAGGCCCCATACAATTCCAAATAAAGTCCATCCAAGCCAGCCTTTAACAGCAATAAACAAAAATGGAGTATATGTTCCTGCAATGAAGAAGTAAATTGCAGAATGGTCAAATATTTCAAAAAGATCTTTTACCTTCCCTTTTGGAAAAGCGTGGACAAGTGTTGAGCATAAATATAGAAGAACCATGGTTGAACCAAAAATTGTAAAACTAACTACATGCCATGCACTGCCATATATTGAGGCATGTACAATCAAGATAACAAGTGCTGCTATACTTAGGAGTACCCCAATTCCATGAATTATTGAATTTGCTATTTCTTCTCCTTTAGAGAAGACATGAGTATTTGCCATTGTCATTCACAATCCTTTTTTCTGATCATTCACCGCATTTGCTTCAAAAGTGGAAATATCAGTTTTTTTCATTGCATTATTTAATCACTAATTATAACATATTCTTACCAAAATAAATGTTACAATTTATAGAACATAAAATATACAATGAATGGAAGAAAAAAGAATTAGCCATAAGTATTTTCGATCTCTTGCAGAAAACTAGAATATTCCGTTGGATTTCTGAAATCCTCAGGTTTCCAGTTGGTTCTTACCCATTGCAAAAGTTCATCAGGTCTGTTGAATACTTCACCACTTGTATCAGCTTTCCGAATCATATATCTCCCATTATCTTCGTCAATTGTAACTTCACAAGGGAATGCTCCGTCATTTGAAAGTAAGCTATATTCCATCATAACACCCTTTCTAAAATAAACTATATTAACACTATTTTTAGCTTTTAAATCATTTGTATTCAAAAGTTAACTACTTACTTATAAAGTATTTCTTCTTAATGAAAATTACCACTATTCATAAAAATTTTAGTTTATATTTTATCTAATAAATAACCCGGATAAAAATATTTGAAAATTATATTAATTCTGTTCAATTTCATGTTATAATTTACAGATTAAATAAACTGTAACGCTGTAGTGTTATAAAATATGTTGAAAGGAATTGGTTGATTGTATGACTCAGCAAGTAAAACAAACGTCTAAAAACATACAGGTTGAAGATATCATAAGAGCGAATCAAACTGTAAAAGACATTGTAAACCACACTCCTTTGCAAAGGAATGAATTATTGTCCGAAAGGTACCAATGTAATTTATTATTAAAACGTGAGGACCTACAGGTTGTCCGTTCATTTAAAATAAGAGGTGCTTATAATAGAATTAAAAACATACCACACAATGAGTTAGTAAACGGAGTAGTATGCGCCAGTGCAGGTAACCATGCTCAGGGAGTAGCATACTCATGTCGGGCTCTCAAAATCAAGGGTAAAATTTTTATGCCTTCAACAACACCAAGACAAAAGGTTTCACAAGTAGAGCTGTTCGGAAGAGAATATGTTGAAATAATTTTAGTTGGTGATACATTTGATGATTCTTATGTAGA
Encoded here:
- the trhA gene encoding PAQR family membrane homeostasis protein TrhA is translated as MANTHVFSKGEEIANSIIHGIGVLLSIAALVILIVHASIYGSAWHVVSFTIFGSTMVLLYLCSTLVHAFPKGKVKDLFEIFDHSAIYFFIAGTYTPFLFIAVKGWLGWTLFGIVWGLAIGGTVFKSFFVKRFLHVSTLLYVVLGWMIVFAWNELVENVHPTSMTLLVVGGVLYTIGAIFYVWRGFKFHHAIWHLFVLAASITHFFSVLYLV
- a CDS encoding class I SAM-dependent methyltransferase is translated as MIVTTAGRTNAQMINRAESIADELNTVYLNRNKQSIIEIQQQYKEDVLVVGKNRLEVYPKNASQPLFFHPNSAMFRIKRLMREHHDPFIETADLKKGSSMLDCTLGLGSDSIVASFVVGSGGRVVAIEGQKIISYIVNEGLRSWESGTSIIDDAMRRIKVVSTDNYGYLKEADDNSFDVVYFDPMFEHDLNESNGIHQLKHYGIKSGLSSEVINEAKRVARKRIVLKDHWQSLRFDELGFTATKRKTSKFHFGVIILEK
- a CDS encoding lysophospholipid acyltransferase family protein, with the protein product MVRAVRTVIWYLYFFGYLVCSIPSLIRVRNKQFNSLEEKAKVVHKFPEQWAKALIRITGSKIIVEGKHHLPPGPALFVANHQGNFDIPVLLGYVGKPMGFISKIEVKKLPILPTWMEEMNCVFIDRKDRRQAVGAIKQASTILRNGQSLVIFPEGTRSKSREINTFKTGVLRLASDSNVPIVPIAINGTYKIMEQSGVFFNPSTVKVTILPSLTVEGKVDQKEIAEKLRTIIQEELDRQN
- a CDS encoding BrxA/BrxB family bacilliredoxin, which codes for MSMAYEEYMKQIVAPMRQELVNAGFAELTTEEQVEQFINDVEGTSLVVVNSVCGCAAGLARPAATQAVLQSDKKPSHLVTVFAGQDKAATAKMREYFTGFEPSSPSMALLKGKEVVHFIPRHEIEGNSMEEIMNNLQTAFNQYC
- a CDS encoding phosphatidylglycerophosphatase A family protein, with translation MSKSYTLDEMVKQAKEMLISRGVEIIDIAKIVLQLQEKYIPSMTIEECIHNVERVLEKREIIHAVITGLSLDILAEKEMLPEPLQYLVETDEPLYGIDEIIPLSIVNVYGSIGLTNFGYLDKEKFGIIKELDEHDGKHVHTFLDDIVCALAAAAASRIAHRDKDVKEGRAEPFIN
- a CDS encoding dihydrofolate reductase, which codes for MISLLVAMDKNRLIGKDNLLPWHLPADLAYFKRVTMGHTIVMGRKTYESIGRPLPGRENIIVTRNPSYKMDGCTIINSIEAIKNLSDSNDELFVIGGSEIFREVFTFADRLYITEIDDEFEGDTYFPEFSLKDWTLISKDQGKKDEKNPYDYYFCVYERHSVK
- a CDS encoding YpjP family protein, whose protein sequence is MNRWLRKALVVSFSIVTLGMVTPPPALTMQDIKTDESKRNIINPSNQTDTYYSLKEVASLHQNINPRDQFISHAITQAEFQSFQKFGSRIAPVIENDFNSHILPNIHAAISHFAETYPDETLLNLEITENPSGGISEKIFHIYDKTTQKDVLRFHVRRDQPPNSGYWFNFHYHTYHDNFQSHHELGAIFWAKNTPPQWLS
- the thyA gene encoding thymidylate synthase, with the translated sequence MQQYHKLLEDILENGVKKEDRTGTGTISVFGRQLRFDLKDGFPLITTKKLHTKSILHELLWFLKGETNIAYLKENGVSIWDEWADENGELGPVYGSQWRKWETKNGQFIDQIENVVTQIKENPNSRRLIVNAWNVGEVDNMKLPPCHYAFQFYVADGKLSLMWQQRSVDTFLGLPFNIASYAFLTYMVAQQCDLELGELIFTGGDVHLYLNHLEQAKLQLTREPRELPKLVIKRKPDSIFEYKFDDFEILNYNPYPHIKAAVSV
- a CDS encoding conserved virulence factor C family protein, which translates into the protein MNILSIEPTPSPNTMKIILSEELPAGKSNNYKKDNLEEAPQVIKDILSVEGVKGVYHVADFLAVERISKFDWADILAQVRKAFGEEVKATESEQKINDHFGEVKVFVQMFRGIPMQVKLVDDLKELRVGLPERFKLSSIEAQQASENVVMERAWNEQGVRYGGLDEVGQDVVEEISAAYPQERLNRLVEMAKNKETASAQKRKRYKVTEEMLDHEDWTKRYADLEQMDPTEEDIPVLSKALHDEKASIRRLATVYLGMIESPKVFPLLYIALKDKSVTVRRTAGDCLSDIGDKDAIDAMISALKDKNKLVRWRAAMFLYEVGDESALPALKEAQDDPEFEVSMQIKLALERIEGGEEAKGSVWKQMTESRKS
- a CDS encoding anthrax toxin lethal factor-related metalloendopeptidase, whose translation is MKKLFVISLTVFFFLPLVKQNHSDASQNGIPLKHYQSISFFMSKELISNYKILEEIIILPETHFNETEAIQMITRISNINTHLLEKLRDENIQVVLFTGKLTDLPSASHLKGEKPRGYSENGPTWDEVPGIGGSRVILAKVGNSHKGEGHGSANLELHEIAHTFDRLVFGEVRNDPEFKKIWIEEADKLFPNQNYFISFPEEYFAEAFVYYFLSEQTSKELKAKAPLTYSYFFNLFQRNVENSDR